TCCTGGTAGCGAGTACAATGTAGAAGGCGACACAGGCATCATTAACATCGTTATGAAAAAGAAAAATACCGATGGTTTTAATGGGGTTCTAAGAATGGAAAACGAACAAGCATTTTATAATAATACTTCATCTAACCTCAGCTTAAACTATAGAAAAAATAAACTCGGCATAAGCACAAGTCTAGGATATAGCGAAGACAACTATAAACAAAAGTTTACGATAGAGAACGGAACCTCTACAACCAAAACTCTTAGCCTTGTGGATATTGATATGCCTTCTCAAAGGACTAATTTCAATATTACCGCTGATTATGAACTCACTGAAAAGAGTAACTTAAACTTTAGTTTTAATTCTGGGCTTTCTTTTCAGAAAGAAGGCAAAACCACTTCTAACAACCAAGACTTCATCAATGGAAACTTATTCCAAATACGCCCATCGGAAGGGCTAGAGAAAGAAAACACTCAAAATTTCTCTACCGCTCTTAACTATGATTTAAAAACAGATAAAAATGGGAGCATACTAAAAATCAACCTATCTCACCTCAAATTTAACCGACAAAACAACAGCAATTTACTATTTTATTCTGGCGTAGGCAATAATGCCGCTTCTCTTAATTCGGCTATGAATCAAGAGGCGCCTCAAAACATCAATAATACCTCTGGATTTTTAGATTACATTTGGAAACTCAAAGATAATTCTACTCTATCCGTAGGCGGAAACTTTGGCACTACCAAAACAGATGACAATACTATTTTTGATATTGCTGCTTCGGATTTGGTATTTTATAGAAGTAATGCATTAAGCAACCACTTTATTTATCAAGAAAAGATAGGTGCTTTCTATACCAACTACGAGAGAAATTTTGGCGAAAAACTTTCTACAAAAGTAGGCTTACGATACGAAATGACCGCTACACAAGGTGATGTAGAAGGAAAAAATGACCCTTATTATCATTTCAAAAATAATTACAGTAATTTGCTTCCATTCCTTAATTTGGCTTATCAGGCTAATGATAATCATTCTATCAGCTACTCTTTTTCTAGCCGAGTACGAAGACCTTCGTTTTGGGAACTCAATCCTGTAAGAATGTACACCACAGAAACGAACTTTGGGCAAAACAACCCTTTTATGAAAGCCTCTACCAGCTACAACCAACAGCTAATGTATATGTTTAAAAGTACTTATTTCCTAAGCCTTAGCCAAAACTATACTAAAGATGCAGCCACTCAAATACCTTTACAAAAAACCACTGGCAACATTACGGAGCTGAGATATATAAGAACTAACTATGGTAACAAAAACCAACTATCTGCAAGTATAGGTATGCAAAAAGCCTTCTTTAATGGTAGATGGATGGGAAGTTTTAACGCTACTGGAGTTTATACCCGTTTTAGTGGTAGTGTAAGCAAAGACCCTCTAAATCAAGAAGTTTTCCCTACTTATGTTGTGGATAGAACTACCGAATATATAGTATTAAGTTCTAACAACCAAATTGCTCTTAACAAAGCTAAAAATCTTTGGTTAGATGTAGATTACTTTTGGATTTCTAAACAAAAAATGGAAATAGGAACTATCGGTGCTCTACAAAAGCTAGACCTCTCCATAAAAAAGAATTGGGAAAACTAGACTTTTCGTTTTACAGCGAGTGATGTATTTAATACAATGGGATACATTCGTGTAAAAAACCAACAAGAGAATGGATACATTAGTGATGTTACCCAAAGACAATATAACCAAACTTATGCTCTTTCAGTTACTTACAATTTCGGAAACCAAAAGGTTAAAAAAGTAAAGAAAAACGAAAACTCTAATAACGATATCCAAAATAGAACTGGGAAATAACGGTCAGTTCTACTTTAAAACATATACAAAATCTACAAAGCCTAAGTGTAACGCTTGGGTTTTTCTTTTTTAACAAAACTTAACCTTATGTTAAAACTCTCTTAATATCTTTTAACAGCATAGTTTATAGTTTTGGCCCAAAATCAAGCAGGTATTTATGAAAAAAAATCGTTTATGTATTATTGGGCTCATTTGTATGATAATGGGAAAAATAGATGCCCAACAAAATGAAAAAGAGCATCAAATCAATGAAGTAGTAATTTCTTCTCTAGGAATTAAAAAGGAAAAGAAAAAAACAGCAAACGCTATACAAGCTCTATCTGGTTCGGAACTTACCGAGGTTAAAACGGTAAATCCTTTAGACAATCTTTCTGGAAAAGTATCTGGTGTCCAAATCACCGCAGGAACTTCTGGCGTTGCTAGTTCATCAAGAATTGTCATAAGAGGTGATAACTCTCTTAACATCAACAATAATTCGCCAATGTTTATTATTGATGGAATACCTATCTCTAACCGTATTTTTGGAGTTGGAGGCTCACCAACCAATCAAGGAGACCTTCCATCTGACTATGGAAGTGGCATTATGGACATCAATCCTGAAGATAT
This Riemerella anatipestifer DNA region includes the following protein-coding sequences:
- a CDS encoding outer membrane beta-barrel family protein gives rise to the protein MRKTYFLLGILVSTTAFSQTNSKTDSTKTKKLEEVTITKKFIQQKSDRMVYNVAASPAAKGNTVLELLQKTPTVTTTDGKEFKILGKSSTTIFINGRKANMNADALLALLKSTPSENISKIEVISVPGSEYNVEGDTGIINIVMKKKNTDGFNGVLRMENEQAFYNNTSSNLSLNYRKNKLGISTSLGYSEDNYKQKFTIENGTSTTKTLSLVDIDMPSQRTNFNITADYELTEKSNLNFSFNSGLSFQKEGKTTSNNQDFINGNLFQIRPSEGLEKENTQNFSTALNYDLKTDKNGSILKINLSHLKFNRQNNSNLLFYSGVGNNAASLNSAMNQEAPQNINNTSGFLDYIWKLKDNSTLSVGGNFGTTKTDDNTIFDIAASDLVFYRSNALSNHFIYQEKIGAFYTNYERNFGEKLSTKVGLRYEMTATQGDVEGKNDPYYHFKNNYSNLLPFLNLAYQANDNHSISYSFSSRVRRPSFWELNPVRMYTTETNFGQNNPFMKASTSYNQQLMYMFKSTYFLSLSQNYTKDAATQIPLQKTTGNITELRYIRTNYGNKNQLSASIGMQKAFFNGRWMGSFNATGVYTRFSGSVSKDPLNQEVFPTYVVDRTTEYIVLSSNNQIALNKAKNLWLDVDYFWISKQKMEIGTIGALQKLDLSIKKNWEN